The following are encoded together in the candidate division WOR-3 bacterium genome:
- a CDS encoding aminopeptidase, translated as MFDPRIEKLAKLMVRYSVRLKKGEWAVIYGPANAEPLLKALELEALKVGANVTLRVTIPDATYLLFRNAKPQQLRFVAPTDLVEVEKADALIFVRGGWNLKELTGIDAANMSIYQSARKVLLQRRLQREAEGKLRWVLTNFPTDALAQEAAMSRIEYEEFVFGAGLLDRPNPIREWQKISKRQQRLIAKLNRLSTIRIVGQDTDITFGVRGRKWANCDGHNNFPDGEVFTGPEEDKTEGVIRYTYPAIYQGKEVENIRLVFKKGKVVEMSADKGADILRAMVNTDEGAKRVGELAFGTNYSIQRFTKDILFDEKIGGTVHVALGTGYPKTGSKNRSVIHWDMVCDTRKGFTVYGDGKPIMKDGRFLI; from the coding sequence ATGTTTGACCCAAGAATTGAAAAACTGGCAAAACTGATGGTCCGTTACAGCGTCCGGCTCAAAAAAGGCGAATGGGCGGTAATCTATGGTCCAGCCAATGCCGAACCCTTGTTAAAGGCGCTGGAACTGGAGGCGTTGAAGGTTGGTGCCAATGTGACCCTGCGCGTCACTATTCCGGACGCCACCTATCTTCTGTTCCGCAATGCAAAACCCCAGCAGTTGCGCTTTGTCGCGCCGACCGACCTCGTGGAGGTGGAAAAGGCGGATGCGCTAATCTTTGTGCGGGGCGGCTGGAATCTGAAAGAGTTGACCGGCATCGATGCGGCAAATATGAGTATCTATCAAAGCGCCCGCAAGGTCCTGCTCCAGCGCCGATTGCAGCGCGAGGCGGAAGGAAAACTGCGCTGGGTTCTGACCAACTTTCCGACCGATGCCCTGGCACAAGAGGCGGCGATGTCCCGGATTGAGTACGAGGAGTTTGTGTTTGGTGCCGGTCTGTTAGACAGACCGAACCCAATCCGGGAGTGGCAGAAGATATCAAAACGGCAACAGCGGTTGATTGCCAAACTGAACCGGCTCAGCACCATCCGCATCGTGGGTCAGGACACCGACATCACCTTTGGGGTCCGGGGCAGAAAATGGGCAAACTGCGATGGCCACAACAACTTCCCGGATGGTGAGGTATTCACCGGACCCGAAGAAGATAAAACCGAAGGCGTAATCCGCTACACCTATCCGGCAATCTATCAGGGCAAAGAGGTGGAGAATATCCGGCTCGTGTTCAAAAAGGGTAAGGTGGTGGAAATGTCCGCGGACAAAGGTGCCGACATCCTCCGGGCGATGGTTAACACCGATGAAGGCGCAAAACGGGTGGGTGAACTCGCCTTTGGTACCAACTACTCAATCCAGCGGTTTACCAAGGACATCCTGTTTGACGAAAAAATTGGCGGTACCGTCCATGTCGCCCTGGGCACCGGCTATCCGAAAACCGGCAGTAAAAACCGCTCGGTCATTCACTGGGATATGGTTTGCGACACAAGAAAAGGTTTTACCGTTTATGGCGATGGCAAACCAATAATGAAAGACGGGAGGTTTCTGATATGA
- a CDS encoding RNA-binding protein has translation MGKRVFVGNLPFSTTEETLRELFSQHGEVASVEIIKDKFTERSRGFAFVEMATDEGAAAAIAALNQYELDGRQLTVNEARARTERPPRGGMR, from the coding sequence ATGGGTAAGCGTGTGTTTGTGGGAAACCTCCCATTCAGCACCACCGAGGAAACCCTGCGGGAACTTTTTTCTCAGCACGGTGAAGTTGCCTCGGTCGAAATAATCAAAGACAAGTTCACCGAGCGGTCTCGGGGATTTGCCTTTGTGGAAATGGCTACCGATGAGGGAGCCGCAGCCGCCATTGCCGCCCTGAATCAATACGAACTGGACGGCAGACAGCTGACCGTGAACGAAGCGCGGGCACGTACCGAAAGACCACCCCGTGGTGGTATGCGGTAA
- a CDS encoding saccharopine dehydrogenase translates to METVVFGSGLMAKAVAFDLIQQKDVAKVYLIDVDKRRLQSLKNFLASPKVVTIQADATDRNLLSLIGRCAVAVSCVPYNFNLRLTKRAIAARTNFCDLGGNNTVVRRQFALNKEAKVAGITVVPDCGLAPGMANILAADGVSRLDKTEAIHIRVGGLPVKPKPPLFYKLVFSAQGLLNEYAEPCLVLEGGKIKKVPPLTGVEPIRFPEPFGTLEAFHTSGGSSTLPETFQGKVKTLDYKTIRYPGHRLMFLLLLKAAVGNWRRIPRAQLACALERTLGFETDDVVLLRVEVKGIKAGKKRTVRYQLIDYADPKTGLTAMMRTTGFSAAIVALLLGRGQVLSKGVLPAERAIPTKRFIQELRRRGFDLRITSRAG, encoded by the coding sequence GTGGAGACGGTTGTATTCGGTTCGGGTTTGATGGCAAAGGCGGTAGCGTTTGACCTTATCCAGCAGAAGGATGTGGCGAAGGTTTATCTGATTGATGTTGATAAGAGGCGGTTGCAAAGTTTAAAAAATTTTCTGGCGAGCCCGAAGGTGGTCACGATTCAAGCCGATGCCACGGACCGAAATCTTTTGTCTTTAATCGGCCGTTGCGCGGTGGCGGTGAGTTGTGTTCCTTACAACTTTAATCTGCGGCTCACCAAACGGGCGATTGCTGCCCGAACCAATTTTTGCGACCTCGGTGGCAACAACACGGTGGTGCGGCGCCAGTTTGCCCTGAACAAAGAGGCAAAAGTTGCTGGCATCACAGTTGTGCCGGACTGTGGCTTGGCGCCGGGGATGGCAAACATCCTTGCCGCGGACGGTGTGAGCCGGCTGGATAAAACCGAGGCGATTCACATCCGCGTGGGCGGTTTACCGGTTAAACCCAAACCGCCTTTGTTCTACAAACTGGTGTTCTCTGCCCAGGGGCTTTTGAATGAGTACGCTGAGCCCTGTCTGGTCTTAGAGGGCGGTAAGATTAAAAAGGTGCCGCCGCTTACCGGTGTGGAGCCAATCCGGTTTCCCGAGCCGTTTGGCACCCTTGAGGCGTTTCACACTTCGGGCGGCTCTTCGACCCTGCCCGAGACTTTTCAGGGTAAAGTCAAGACCCTGGACTACAAGACGATTCGTTATCCCGGGCACCGGTTGATGTTTCTTTTGCTATTAAAAGCCGCAGTTGGCAACTGGCGCCGGATACCGCGGGCGCAACTCGCCTGTGCACTGGAGCGCACCCTCGGTTTTGAAACGGACGATGTGGTTTTACTGCGGGTCGAGGTCAAGGGGATAAAGGCGGGCAAGAAGCGGACGGTTCGTTATCAGTTGATTGACTATGCGGACCCCAAAACGGGGTTGACCGCGATGATGCGCACCACCGGCTTTTCCGCGGCGATTGTCGCGTTGTTACTCGGTCGGGGACAGGTTTTAAGCAAGGGTGTTTTGCCCGCAGAAAGGGCAATTCCGACAAAGCGGTTTATTCAGGAACTGCGGCGCCGGGGTTTTGACCTGCGGATTACCAGCCGCGCCGGTTAA
- a CDS encoding DUF2703 domain-containing protein codes for MKVRFLYFEGCPHKEPALTLLKQVLKEKRLDVEVEMVEINSEEDARRYHFLGSPSVQVNGLDIEKERRNDPPVFGCRIYKTKEGYSGVFAGELLEAALNKAEGEKQKGG; via the coding sequence ATGAAAGTAAGGTTTTTATATTTTGAGGGTTGTCCCCACAAAGAGCCGGCGCTGACGCTTTTGAAGCAGGTACTAAAAGAGAAGAGGCTGGATGTTGAGGTTGAGATGGTGGAAATCAATAGTGAGGAGGATGCCCGGCGTTATCACTTTCTTGGTTCGCCCTCGGTTCAGGTGAACGGGCTTGACATCGAAAAGGAGCGGCGGAATGACCCACCGGTCTTTGGCTGCCGGATTTATAAGACAAAAGAGGGTTATAGCGGTGTTTTTGCCGGGGAGCTGCTTGAGGCGGCATTGAACAAGGCAGAAGGAGAGAAACAAAAAGGAGGGTGA
- a CDS encoding GAF domain-containing protein: MKYQAQLDELRELVRASQRAEDAQARVVMTLKKHFPEFNWVGIFRLEGNNLVLGPYQGKEPKGFEKIPVGRGICGTVAVTMRTEVVPDVSADARYLTCFSETRSELVVPIIKQGKFWGEIAIDASQPHAFTRDEIALIEEAAKLLAELV; encoded by the coding sequence ATGAAGTACCAGGCACAATTAGACGAACTGCGGGAACTGGTCCGCGCCAGCCAGCGTGCCGAAGATGCCCAGGCACGCGTCGTTATGACGCTGAAAAAACATTTCCCGGAGTTCAACTGGGTTGGCATCTTCCGGCTTGAGGGCAACAACCTTGTACTCGGACCATACCAGGGTAAAGAGCCGAAAGGGTTTGAAAAGATTCCGGTGGGCAGGGGTATCTGCGGTACGGTTGCGGTAACGATGCGCACCGAGGTGGTGCCCGATGTCAGCGCCGATGCCCGCTACCTGACCTGCTTTTCCGAAACCCGCTCCGAACTGGTTGTGCCGATAATCAAACAGGGCAAATTCTGGGGCGAGATTGCGATTGATGCCTCTCAGCCCCACGCCTTTACCCGGGACGAGATTGCCCTAATTGAAGAGGCGGCAAAACTCCTTGCCGAACTGGTTTAA
- a CDS encoding esterase: MRTGRVNYGSPRFCFRAGSSVFMPVVILLILVLVGWLFGAPRLSQTRATDDQKGSIVYQGRKRNFLLHIPEKVRGKNGVPLVLVLHGGGGTPEAVARLTGFSKLADEEGVIVVYPAAVNRHWNDGREVKRFRSHRERIDDVGFIATLIDTLIRRLGVDVSRVYAAGMSNGGMMCQRLGCELSHKLAAFASVGASLPENLIDEKPVMPIAVLMINGTADPIVPFQGGGVGLVKQRGRVVAVSKAIEFWVKANGCETVPTETTLVKSDTGLGVQKTVYRNGRKGTEVVLLTVEGGGHTWPGGRERPSNYGRKTDAINATRLIWEFFSRHRR, encoded by the coding sequence ATGAGAACGGGGCGGGTCAATTACGGCTCGCCCCGTTTTTGTTTCAGGGCAGGGAGTTCAGTTTTTATGCCGGTGGTGATTTTACTAATACTGGTATTGGTAGGATGGTTATTCGGTGCGCCCCGGTTATCGCAAACGCGGGCGACCGATGACCAGAAGGGGTCGATTGTTTATCAGGGGAGAAAGCGGAATTTTCTCTTACACATCCCGGAAAAGGTGCGCGGGAAAAATGGGGTACCGCTGGTGCTGGTGCTGCACGGTGGTGGCGGAACCCCGGAAGCGGTTGCAAGACTTACCGGATTCAGCAAACTTGCCGATGAGGAGGGGGTTATCGTTGTTTATCCGGCGGCGGTGAACCGGCACTGGAACGATGGCCGGGAGGTGAAACGGTTTCGTTCGCACCGGGAGAGGATTGATGATGTTGGTTTTATCGCCACGCTGATTGATACACTAATCCGGCGGCTGGGAGTTGATGTGAGCCGGGTTTATGCAGCCGGGATGTCTAACGGCGGGATGATGTGTCAGCGTTTAGGTTGCGAACTTTCCCATAAACTGGCGGCGTTCGCTTCGGTGGGCGCATCCCTGCCGGAGAATCTAATTGATGAAAAGCCGGTAATGCCAATCGCGGTTTTGATGATTAACGGTACCGCAGACCCGATTGTGCCTTTTCAAGGTGGTGGTGTTGGTCTGGTCAAGCAGCGGGGTCGGGTGGTTGCGGTTTCAAAGGCAATTGAGTTCTGGGTAAAAGCGAACGGTTGTGAAACGGTGCCGACAGAAACAACGCTGGTCAAGAGCGACACCGGCTTAGGCGTGCAAAAAACGGTTTATCGCAACGGGCGCAAAGGAACCGAAGTGGTGCTTCTGACAGTGGAAGGTGGTGGTCACACTTGGCCCGGAGGAAGGGAAAGGCCCAGCAATTATGGCCGAAAGACCGATGCGATTAACGCCACCCGGCTCATCTGGGAATTTTTTTCAAGACACCGGCGTTAG
- the accD gene encoding acetyl-CoA carboxylase, carboxyltransferase subunit beta codes for MASKVGDTLWFRCNGCGEIIYRKTLESNFYICNRCGFHFRISPDDYIKILLDEGSWEELDSGLIAADPLKFPKYPEKVKEAREKTGRNDAFIYGRGLISSLPVVFGAMDFSFIGGSMGSVVGEKVARAVRLAYTEKRPLIIIATSGGARMQEGIISLMQMAKTSAELGLLRRAGVPFISIPIDPCTAGVMASFASLGDVIISEPGALLGFAGQRVIEDTIGQKLPEGFQRAEFMLKHGLIDIVCIRRNLKETVTRILTVLSPRK; via the coding sequence ATGGCGAGCAAGGTCGGTGATACCCTCTGGTTTCGCTGCAACGGCTGCGGCGAAATCATCTACCGCAAAACATTGGAGTCCAACTTCTACATCTGCAACCGCTGCGGCTTCCACTTCCGGATTAGCCCGGACGACTACATCAAAATCCTTTTAGACGAAGGCAGCTGGGAAGAACTGGATTCCGGACTTATTGCTGCTGACCCGCTTAAGTTTCCGAAATATCCGGAAAAGGTGAAAGAGGCGCGGGAAAAGACCGGCAGAAACGACGCCTTCATCTATGGCCGCGGCCTCATCTCCAGCCTGCCCGTGGTGTTCGGCGCAATGGACTTCAGTTTTATCGGTGGCAGTATGGGCTCGGTCGTGGGTGAAAAGGTGGCGCGGGCGGTTCGGCTGGCGTACACCGAAAAAAGGCCCCTTATCATCATCGCCACTTCCGGTGGTGCCCGAATGCAGGAAGGCATCATCTCCCTGATGCAGATGGCAAAAACCTCAGCCGAACTTGGACTTTTGCGCCGCGCCGGTGTCCCGTTTATCTCGATTCCGATTGACCCTTGCACCGCCGGCGTAATGGCATCGTTCGCCTCGCTCGGTGATGTGATTATCTCTGAACCCGGTGCCCTTTTAGGCTTTGCGGGCCAGCGGGTGATTGAAGACACGATTGGCCAGAAACTGCCTGAAGGGTTTCAACGCGCCGAATTTATGCTCAAACACGGCTTGATAGACATCGTCTGTATCCGCCGCAACCTCAAGGAAACGGTCACCCGTATCCTGACCGTCCTCAGTCCCAGAAAATAA
- the ugpC gene encoding sn-glycerol-3-phosphate ABC transporter ATP-binding protein UgpC — protein sequence MSQVLFKSVSKIFKNRVIAVDNVTLEIKDQEFFVILGPSGCGKSTLLRLVAGLEEPDSGEIYIGDRLVNTVEPRDRDIAMVFQNYALYPHMTVFENMAFALKLRRLPGDEIQRRVLEAARILGIEELLDRKPAEISGGQRQRVAVGRAIVRNPKVFLFDEPLSNLDAKLRVGMRAELARLHQQLKTTVIYVTHDQVEAMTLGQRIAVMKSGKLLQVGDPATIYNRPANRFVAGFIGSPPMNFFTGRITTNPLRFVHQSFTINLPDHLIPVVKPEGEIVLGVRPEHIFITDNGPIKAVVEVTEQLGNEALVYLKIGADRCVLRTNPDHAPRPGDTVNISLETGKLHLFDPVSENRLN from the coding sequence ATGAGCCAGGTGCTCTTCAAATCGGTCAGCAAAATTTTCAAAAACAGGGTCATCGCGGTTGACAATGTCACCCTCGAGATTAAAGACCAGGAGTTCTTTGTCATCCTTGGTCCATCCGGTTGTGGCAAATCGACCCTGCTGCGCCTTGTTGCCGGGCTGGAAGAACCGGACTCGGGCGAAATTTACATTGGCGACCGCCTGGTCAATACCGTTGAACCCCGGGACCGCGACATTGCGATGGTGTTCCAGAACTACGCCCTGTACCCCCATATGACGGTATTTGAAAATATGGCGTTCGCCTTAAAACTGCGCCGCCTGCCCGGGGATGAGATTCAACGCCGGGTTCTGGAAGCCGCCCGCATCCTTGGCATCGAAGAGCTCCTGGACCGCAAACCCGCCGAGATTTCCGGTGGTCAGCGCCAGCGCGTTGCGGTCGGCAGGGCGATTGTCCGCAACCCCAAGGTGTTTCTGTTTGACGAACCCCTGTCCAACCTTGATGCCAAACTCCGCGTCGGGATGCGGGCAGAACTTGCCCGTCTGCACCAGCAACTGAAAACCACCGTCATCTATGTAACCCACGACCAGGTTGAAGCGATGACTTTAGGTCAGCGCATCGCGGTGATGAAGAGCGGCAAACTGCTTCAGGTTGGTGACCCGGCAACCATCTACAACCGGCCCGCGAACCGGTTCGTTGCCGGTTTTATCGGCTCACCACCGATGAACTTCTTTACCGGCAGAATCACCACCAATCCGCTGCGCTTTGTTCACCAATCGTTCACAATTAACCTGCCGGACCACCTTATCCCCGTAGTAAAACCGGAAGGTGAAATCGTTCTCGGTGTCCGTCCCGAACATATCTTTATCACCGATAACGGTCCGATTAAAGCGGTGGTTGAGGTTACTGAACAGTTAGGCAATGAGGCGCTGGTCTATTTGAAAATCGGTGCCGACCGTTGTGTCCTGCGCACCAATCCGGACCACGCCCCGCGACCCGGAGATACTGTCAACATCTCTTTGGAAACCGGTAAACTGCACCTGTTTGATCCGGTTTCGGAAAACCGGCTGAACTAA